GCTCGTAGTACTCGTTCAGCGCGTCGAGCACCTGGCGCGGCTTCTGCGAGGTCGCCGCGTTGTCCAGGTAAACGATCTTCTTCCCGTCGTGGACCACACGATCCAGCAGGGGGAAGTCCTTGCGGATCGCCTCGATGTCGAGGAGGCCAGGCAGCTGAATCACGCGGTCGCGCCACCCTTCACGTACTTGTCGTAGCCCTCGGCCTCCAGCTGGTCGGCGAGCTCGGCGCCACCGGACTCGGCGATACGGCCGTTCGCGAACACGTGCACGAAGTCGGGCTTGATGTAGCGCAGGATGCGCGTGTAGTGGGTGATCAGCAGGGTGCCGACCTCGCCGCTCTCGCGGACGCGGTTGACGCCCTCCGAGACGATGCGCAGCGCGTCGACGTCGAGGCCGGAGTCGGTCTCGTCGAGGATCGCGATCTTCGGCTTCAGAAGCTCCAGCTGCAGGATCTCGTGGCGCTTCTTCTCACCGCCGGAGAAGCCCTCGTTGACGTTGCGGTCGGCGAAGGCCGGGTCCATGGAGAGCTGCTCCATCGCGGACTTGACCTCCTTCACCCAGGTGCGCAGCTTCGGGGCCTCGCCGCGGATGGCGGTGGCCGAGGTGCGCAGGAAGTTGGAGACCGAGACGCCGGGGACCTCGACCGGGTACTGCATCGCGAGGAAGACGCCGGCGCGCGCACGCTCGTCGACGGACATCTCCAGGACGTCCTCGCCGTCGAGGGTCACGGTGCCACCGGTGACGGTGTACTTCGGGTGACCGGCGAGCGAGTACGCCAGGGTGGACTTGCCGGAGCCGTTCGGACCCATGATGGCGTGCGTCTCACCCTGCTTGACGGTGAGGTCGACGCCCTTGAGGATCTCGCGGGCGCCGTTCTCGGCCTCGACGGAGACGTGCAGGTCGTGGATTTCAAGCGTTGCCATGGATACCTCAGGACTCCTGGGTGAGGGAGACGAGCACGTCGTCCCCTTCGATCTTTACGGGGTATACGGGTACGGGGCGCGTCGCGGGCAGACCGGAGGGCTTGCCGGTGCGCAGGTCGAAGGCCGACCCGTGCAGCCAGCACTCGATCATGCAGTCCTCGACCTCGCCCTCCGAGAGCGAGACGTTCGCGTGCGAGCAGATGTCGTTGATCGCGAACACCTCCCCGTCGGTGGAGACGATGGACACCGGCGTGCCGTCGAGTTCCACCCGCTTCGGGGTGTTCTCCTCCAGCTCGCTCAGCGTGCAGGCCTTGACGTAATTCATCAGACGGAACCCTGGAGCTCGGTCTCGATCTTGGAGAGCAGGCGCTCCTCGATGTCCGGGACACCGATCTGCTGGACGAGCTCGGCGAAGAAGCCGCGGACGACCAGGCGGCGGGCCTCGTCGGCCGGGATGCCACGGGCCTGCAGGTAGAAGAGCTGCTCGTCGTCGAAGCGGCCGGTCGCCGAGGCGTGGCCGGCGCCGACGATCTCGCCGGTCTCGATCTCCAGGTTCGGCACCGAGTCGACCCGCGCACCGTCCGTGAGGACCAGGTTGCGGTTCATCTCGTAGGTGTCGGTGCCCTCGGCGGTCTTCTCGATGAGCACGTCGCCGATCCAGACCGCGTGGGCGTCCTGGCCCTGGAGCGCGCCCTTGTAGACCACGTTCGACTTGCAGTGCGGCGCGTCGTGCTGCACCAGGAGGCGGTGCTCCTGGTGCTGGCCGGCGTCCGTGAAGTACAGGCCGAAGAGCTCGGCCTCGCCGCCGGGGCCTGCGTAGCTGATGCGCGGGTGGATGCGGACGACGTCGCCGCCGAAGGTGACCACGATCGACTTGAAGGTCGCGTCGCGGCCGACCAGCGTGTTGTGCTGCGAGCAGTGGACGGCGGTGTCGTCCCAGTCCTGCACGGAGACGACCGTGAGCTTGGCGCCGTCGCCGACCAGGAAGTCGACGTTGGCGGCGCGCACGGCGTCACCGGTGTGGTCGATGACGATGACGGCCTCGGCGAAGGCCTGCACGTCGAAGACGGTGTGCCCGAAGGTGGTGCCGCCCTCGCCGTGCAGCGTGAGGCGCACCGGCTCGGTCAGGACGGCCTCCTTGGGCACGGTGACGACCGTGGCCTTGGCGAAGGACGAGAACGCCTGGGCGGCGATCCGGTCCACCGGGGTGCCGGCCTTGCCGATGCGCGCGTCGCCGCGCTCCACCGACTCGACCGTGACGCCCTCGGGCGCGTCGATCTGGGCCTTGATGGCGCCGTCGGCGACCGCGGTGCCGTCGTGGAGACCACGCAGGCGGGCCAGCGGAGTGAAGCGCCACTCCTCCTCGCGGCCGTGGGGCACGGGGAAGTCCGCCACGTCGAAGGACGGGGGGGCACTCATCCGGGTGGCGACGGTGGACTCGGCGGCCACCGCGATCGCGCCGGCGGTGGTCGAACCCGCCGGAATGTTCTGAGCCTCAGCCATGGCTGTCTTCGTGCTCTCTTCCTACGTCAAAGAATGTCTGCGGGACTCGGGCGGCCGGGACTAACCGACCGAACCCTCCATCTGCAGCTCGATCAGCCGGTTCAGCTCCAGGGCGTACTCCATGGGCAACTCACGCGCGATGGGCTCGACGAAGCCGCGCACGATCATGGCCATCGCCTCGAACTCCGTCAGACCGCGGCTCATCAGGTAGAAGAGCTGGTCGTCGGAGACCTTGGAGACGGTGGCCTCGTGGCCCATGGAGACGTCGTCCTCGCGGACGTCCACGTACGGGTACGTGTCCGAGCGGGAGATGGTGTCGACGAGGAGCGCGTCGCACAGCACGTTGGACTTCGAGCCGTGGGCACCCTCGCCGATCTCGACCAGGCCTCGGTACGAGGTGCGGCCGCCGCCTCGGGCCACCGACTTGGAGACGATGTTCGAGGAGGTGTTCGGCGCCATGTGGACCATCTTGGAGCCGGCGTCCTGGTGCTGGCCCTCGCCCGCGAAGGCGATGGAGAGGGTCTCGCCCTT
Above is a genomic segment from Streptomyces sp. NBC_01233 containing:
- the sufD gene encoding Fe-S cluster assembly protein SufD, which codes for MAEAQNIPAGSTTAGAIAVAAESTVATRMSAPPSFDVADFPVPHGREEEWRFTPLARLRGLHDGTAVADGAIKAQIDAPEGVTVESVERGDARIGKAGTPVDRIAAQAFSSFAKATVVTVPKEAVLTEPVRLTLHGEGGTTFGHTVFDVQAFAEAVIVIDHTGDAVRAANVDFLVGDGAKLTVVSVQDWDDTAVHCSQHNTLVGRDATFKSIVVTFGGDVVRIHPRISYAGPGGEAELFGLYFTDAGQHQEHRLLVQHDAPHCKSNVVYKGALQGQDAHAVWIGDVLIEKTAEGTDTYEMNRNLVLTDGARVDSVPNLEIETGEIVGAGHASATGRFDDEQLFYLQARGIPADEARRLVVRGFFAELVQQIGVPDIEERLLSKIETELQGSV
- the sufC gene encoding Fe-S cluster assembly ATPase SufC, encoding MATLEIHDLHVSVEAENGAREILKGVDLTVKQGETHAIMGPNGSGKSTLAYSLAGHPKYTVTGGTVTLDGEDVLEMSVDERARAGVFLAMQYPVEVPGVSVSNFLRTSATAIRGEAPKLRTWVKEVKSAMEQLSMDPAFADRNVNEGFSGGEKKRHEILQLELLKPKIAILDETDSGLDVDALRIVSEGVNRVRESGEVGTLLITHYTRILRYIKPDFVHVFANGRIAESGGAELADQLEAEGYDKYVKGGATA
- a CDS encoding bifunctional 3-phenylpropionate/cinnamic acid dioxygenase ferredoxin subunit, which translates into the protein MNYVKACTLSELEENTPKRVELDGTPVSIVSTDGEVFAINDICSHANVSLSEGEVEDCMIECWLHGSAFDLRTGKPSGLPATRPVPVYPVKIEGDDVLVSLTQES